Proteins co-encoded in one uncultured Bacteroides sp. genomic window:
- a CDS encoding MBL fold metallo-hydrolase: MEITILGSGTSTGVPEVGCTCPVCSSSDPHDNRLRASALIQTKGTNILIDCGPDFREQMLHRKYARIDGVLITHEHYDHVGGIDDLRPFCRFGEVPLYTEENTAHRLRLRMPYCFSEHKYPGVPQISITDISSESPFYIKQVAIQPIRVFHGKYPILGYRIDNMAYITDMLTMPQEEYDKLKGLDCLIMNALRKEPHLTHQNLKQAIENAKRIGAKQTWFIHMSHHMGLHAEAEKQLPPGMHFAYDQLVIKP, encoded by the coding sequence ATGGAAATTACTATATTAGGAAGCGGAACATCTACAGGAGTCCCGGAAGTAGGCTGTACATGTCCAGTATGTTCCTCTTCAGATCCTCACGATAACCGACTTCGGGCTTCGGCTTTAATTCAAACAAAGGGAACAAATATTCTGATAGATTGCGGACCGGATTTTCGTGAACAAATGCTTCACAGAAAATATGCCCGTATTGATGGCGTGCTGATCACTCATGAACATTATGATCATGTTGGCGGAATAGATGACCTACGCCCCTTTTGCCGTTTCGGAGAAGTCCCTCTTTATACTGAAGAAAACACCGCCCATCGGTTACGTCTACGTATGCCTTATTGCTTCTCAGAGCATAAGTATCCCGGCGTTCCTCAAATATCAATAACCGATATTTCATCCGAATCTCCTTTTTATATTAAACAAGTTGCCATACAACCCATCCGTGTGTTCCATGGCAAATATCCGATTCTGGGATACCGAATTGATAATATGGCATACATTACCGATATGCTCACTATGCCACAAGAAGAATATGACAAGCTTAAAGGTTTGGATTGTCTGATAATGAATGCCCTGAGAAAGGAACCTCACCTGACACATCAGAATCTAAAGCAAGCTATAGAGAATGCCAAACGCATTGGAGCAAAACAAACCTGGTTTATACACATGAGTCACCACATGGGATTACATGCCGAAGCAGAAAAACAACTTCCTCCAGGAATGCATTTTGCATATGATCAATTAGTGATTAAACCTTAA
- the murB gene encoding UDP-N-acetylmuramate dehydrogenase, translating into MITIKKQYSLLSHNTFGIDVNADTFVEYSSTDDLKQFLHDKEIIGNPYLHIGSGSNLLFLSDYKGTILHSRIQEIEVIENANDHVLVKVGAGVEWDNFVAHCVSQGWAGAENLSLIPGEIGASAVQNIGAYGVEAKDLITQVEAIEIISGKEHIFSNAECNYSYRQSIFKSELKNKFIITYVTYKLSKHPVYNLEYGNIKAELEKYPEISLTTIRQAIIAIRNSKLPDPKVEGNAGSFFMNPIIPRSQFQALQMQFPTIPHYDIDQDHVKVPAGWMIDQCGWKGKTLGHAGVHSKQALVIVNKGNATGNDIITLSREIQASVKNMFNIEIHPEVNFIS; encoded by the coding sequence ATGATTACAATAAAAAAACAATATTCTTTACTTTCACATAATACTTTTGGAATTGATGTAAATGCTGATACCTTCGTAGAGTATTCAAGCACTGATGATCTGAAACAGTTTTTACACGACAAGGAGATTATAGGCAATCCTTATTTACATATTGGAAGCGGAAGTAACTTGCTCTTCCTTTCTGATTATAAAGGAACAATCCTTCATTCCAGAATTCAGGAAATTGAAGTTATTGAAAATGCCAATGATCATGTTCTGGTAAAAGTCGGAGCCGGTGTAGAATGGGATAATTTTGTTGCTCATTGTGTATCTCAGGGCTGGGCCGGCGCAGAAAACCTATCATTAATCCCGGGAGAAATCGGAGCCAGTGCCGTGCAAAATATTGGTGCCTACGGAGTTGAAGCAAAAGACCTGATTACGCAAGTAGAGGCAATAGAAATAATATCCGGAAAAGAACACATATTTTCAAATGCGGAATGTAATTACTCTTACCGTCAAAGTATCTTCAAGTCTGAATTAAAAAACAAGTTTATCATAACGTATGTTACTTACAAATTAAGTAAACACCCGGTTTATAATCTTGAATATGGTAACATCAAAGCTGAATTAGAAAAATATCCTGAGATATCACTGACCACTATTCGTCAGGCTATTATCGCAATCCGAAACAGCAAATTGCCTGATCCTAAAGTGGAAGGCAATGCTGGCAGCTTCTTTATGAACCCTATCATTCCTCGTTCACAGTTTCAGGCATTACAAATGCAATTCCCAACTATTCCACATTACGATATCGACCAGGATCATGTAAAGGTTCCCGCCGGATGGATGATAGACCAATGCGGATGGAAAGGAAAAACCTTAGGACATGCCGGAGTACACAGTAAGCAAGCGCTGGTAATTGTAAACAAAGGGAATGCAACAGGCAATGATATTATTACTCTTTCCCGTGAAATACAAGCATCGGTAAAGAATATGTTCAATATTGAAATTCATCCGGAGGTGAATTTTATTTCATAA
- a CDS encoding exonuclease domain-containing protein, with protein MNLNLKNPIVFFDLETTGTNINSDRIVEICYLKVYPNGNEESKTLRINPEMHIPEESSKIHGIYDEDIANCPTFKEVAKNIARDIEGADLAGFNSNRFDIPVLAEEFLRAGVDIDMSKRKFIDVQVIFHKMEQRTLSAAYKFYCEKDLDDAHTAEADTRATYEVLKAQLDRYPADLQNDMAFLADFSAYNKNVDFAGRVVYDENGVEIFNFGKYKGVAVSEVFKKDLGYYSWMQNSDFTLNTKAVLTKIKLRELTGK; from the coding sequence ATGAATCTGAACTTAAAGAACCCGATTGTTTTCTTTGATCTGGAAACAACCGGAACGAACATAAACTCTGATAGAATTGTAGAAATTTGTTATTTGAAAGTTTATCCAAACGGAAATGAAGAATCAAAAACTCTTCGCATAAATCCGGAAATGCATATCCCAGAAGAATCATCAAAGATACATGGCATTTACGATGAGGATATAGCTAACTGTCCTACTTTTAAGGAAGTAGCAAAAAATATTGCACGCGACATTGAAGGTGCTGATCTTGCCGGATTTAATTCCAACCGTTTTGATATTCCTGTACTTGCAGAAGAATTTCTCCGTGCAGGAGTGGACATTGATATGAGTAAGCGTAAGTTTATTGATGTGCAGGTTATCTTCCATAAAATGGAGCAAAGAACGCTTTCTGCAGCTTACAAGTTTTATTGTGAGAAAGATCTTGACGATGCTCATACAGCTGAAGCGGATACTCGTGCTACATACGAGGTGCTTAAGGCACAACTTGACCGCTATCCTGCCGACTTGCAAAATGATATGGCTTTCCTTGCCGATTTTTCTGCCTACAATAAAAATGTGGACTTTGCCGGAAGGGTAGTTTATGATGAAAATGGAGTTGAAATATTTAATTTTGGAAAATATAAGGGCGTGGCTGTTTCTGAAGTATTTAAGAAAGACCTGGGCTATTATTCATGGATGCAGAACAGTGACTTTACATTGAACACTAAAGCTGTCCTTACAAAAATTAAATTACGGGAACTTACCGGCAAATAA
- a CDS encoding DUF4348 domain-containing protein, which yields MRKIILGAITLLLLASCNGQKAKIDPFKSLTNLVDSANEVADSIGSDSVQEAPKPIKADETFDDFIFSFASDIKLQQKRIHFPLTFINGKSVSKIEQEFWKKDNLFTKQSFYTMIFDKESDMDLMTTTHLKSAKFEWFYMTTNKIKAYNFKRESNGAWMLNSISINSINSNQNENFLEFFHKFASDSIFQRSRIHEPLTFVTTDPDDDFSILETTMEINQWFAFSPDLPTVRLSNINYGQSNSDDSNTKIITMKGLGNGFSNTLYFKRQGNQWEFYKFEDLSN from the coding sequence ATGAGAAAGATAATTTTAGGTGCTATCACATTGCTTTTATTAGCCTCTTGTAATGGCCAGAAAGCAAAGATAGATCCTTTCAAATCGTTAACAAATTTAGTTGACTCAGCAAATGAGGTCGCTGATTCTATAGGAAGTGATTCTGTTCAGGAAGCTCCGAAGCCAATCAAGGCTGATGAGACTTTTGATGACTTTATTTTTAGTTTTGCATCTGATATTAAGTTGCAACAAAAGAGAATTCATTTTCCCCTTACTTTCATAAACGGGAAATCGGTGAGCAAGATAGAACAAGAGTTCTGGAAAAAAGATAATCTGTTCACAAAGCAAAGCTTCTACACAATGATTTTTGATAAAGAGTCGGACATGGATCTCATGACTACCACTCATTTGAAATCGGCTAAGTTTGAATGGTTTTATATGACTACCAATAAAATTAAAGCTTATAATTTCAAACGTGAGAGCAATGGTGCATGGATGCTGAATTCTATCTCTATTAACTCTATCAATAGTAATCAGAATGAAAACTTCCTGGAATTTTTTCATAAGTTTGCCAGTGACAGCATTTTCCAACGATCACGTATTCATGAGCCACTTACTTTTGTGACAACAGACCCCGATGATGATTTCTCTATTCTGGAAACCACAATGGAGATTAATCAATGGTTTGCTTTTTCACCAGATCTGCCTACAGTAAGATTGTCTAATATCAATTATGGGCAGAGCAATTCTGATGACTCCAATACTAAAATTATCACAATGAAAGGTTTAGGCAACGGATTCTCTAATACGCTTTATTTTAAACGACAAGGAAATCAATGGGAATTTTATAAATTTGAAGATCTGAGCAACTAA
- the kbl gene encoding glycine C-acetyltransferase — protein sequence MYNKMKDYLSDTIAEIKEAGLYKEERLIESAQQAAISVKGKEVLNFCANNYLGLSNNPRLISAAKEMMDKRGYGMSSVRFICGTQDIHKELEAAISDYFKTEDTILYAACFDANGGVFEPLLGEEDAIISDSLNHASIIDGVRLCKAKRYRYANANMEELEKCLQQAQEQRFRIIVTDGVFSMDGNVAPMDKICDLADKYDALVMVDECHSAGVVGKTGHGVNEQFNTYGRIDIMTGTLGKAFGGAIGGFTTGRKEIIELLRQRSRPYLFSNSVPPSVIGASLEVFKMLKENDDLHDKLADNVAYFRTKMIEAGFDIKPTQSAICAVMLYDAKLSQQYAARLQEEGIYVTGFYYPVVPKDQARIRVQLSAGHDKVHLDRCINAFIKVGKELGVLK from the coding sequence ATGTACAACAAAATGAAAGATTACCTCAGCGACACAATTGCTGAGATTAAAGAAGCTGGTCTCTACAAAGAAGAGAGGTTGATTGAAAGTGCACAGCAAGCTGCAATTTCAGTTAAGGGTAAAGAAGTGCTTAACTTTTGTGCGAATAATTATCTGGGACTATCAAATAATCCACGTTTAATAAGCGCAGCAAAAGAAATGATGGACAAACGTGGATATGGAATGTCCTCAGTACGTTTCATTTGTGGTACTCAGGATATTCATAAAGAACTGGAAGCTGCTATATCAGATTATTTCAAGACAGAAGACACTATTTTGTATGCAGCTTGCTTTGATGCCAATGGTGGTGTATTCGAACCTTTACTGGGAGAAGAAGATGCCATTATCTCAGACTCATTAAATCATGCTTCAATCATTGATGGAGTAAGACTTTGTAAGGCAAAACGCTATCGCTATGCCAATGCGAATATGGAAGAGCTGGAAAAATGTTTGCAACAGGCACAAGAACAACGTTTCCGTATTATTGTAACAGACGGTGTATTTTCTATGGATGGGAATGTGGCTCCAATGGACAAGATTTGCGACTTAGCCGATAAATATGACGCGCTTGTAATGGTTGACGAATGTCACTCTGCTGGTGTAGTTGGAAAAACCGGGCATGGAGTGAATGAGCAGTTCAACACCTATGGACGTATTGACATTATGACAGGCACACTGGGTAAGGCTTTTGGTGGAGCCATCGGTGGATTCACTACTGGTCGTAAAGAGATTATCGAACTACTTCGTCAGCGTTCTCGTCCTTATCTGTTTTCAAACTCTGTTCCTCCTTCAGTAATTGGCGCCAGCCTGGAAGTTTTCAAAATGCTGAAAGAAAATGATGATCTGCATGATAAGCTGGCAGACAATGTAGCTTATTTCCGAACCAAAATGATCGAGGCAGGATTCGATATCAAACCTACTCAAAGTGCCATATGTGCGGTAATGCTTTATGATGCAAAACTATCACAGCAATATGCTGCAAGATTACAGGAAGAAGGCATTTATGTAACCGGTTTCTACTATCCTGTAGTGCCTAAAGATCAGGCTCGAATTCGTGTTCAGCTTTCTGCCGGTCATGACAAAGTTCATCTGGACAGATGCATCAACGCCTTCATAAAAGTTGGAAAAGAATTAGGCGTTTTAAAATAA
- a CDS encoding NAD-dependent epimerase/dehydratase family protein, producing the protein MKNILVVGATGQIGSELTMELRKRYGNDHVVAGYIPSAAPKGVLRDSGPSEVADVVDPNMIPEIVKKYKIDAIYNLAALLSVVAESKPMLAWNIGINGLLNILETARQFNCAVFTPSSIGSFGPTTPRVKTPQDTIQRPTTMYGVTKVTTELVSDYYFHRFGVDTRAVRFPGIISNVTLPGGGTTDYAVDIYYSAVKSEKFVCPLKEGTYMDMMYMPDALNAAVSLMEADPARLIHRNAFNIASMSFAPEEIFAEIKKNIPSFEMDYDVDPLKQSIADSWPDSLDDTCARQEWDWKPQYDLQSMTVDMIEKLKARKV; encoded by the coding sequence ATGAAGAATATTTTGGTAGTAGGGGCTACCGGACAAATAGGGTCGGAACTCACGATGGAGTTACGTAAACGTTATGGAAATGATCATGTAGTAGCCGGATATATTCCAAGTGCGGCTCCAAAAGGAGTATTACGTGATTCCGGACCGTCTGAGGTAGCTGATGTGGTTGATCCGAATATGATACCCGAAATAGTAAAAAAATACAAAATTGATGCGATTTATAATCTTGCCGCTCTTCTTTCTGTAGTAGCAGAAAGTAAACCTATGCTGGCATGGAATATTGGTATTAATGGTTTACTTAATATTCTTGAAACTGCCCGTCAATTTAATTGCGCTGTATTTACTCCCAGCTCAATAGGTTCATTTGGCCCAACTACTCCACGTGTTAAAACTCCTCAGGATACCATTCAACGCCCAACGACAATGTACGGTGTGACAAAAGTAACTACAGAACTAGTCAGTGATTACTATTTTCATAGATTTGGAGTTGATACTCGTGCTGTTCGTTTTCCTGGAATTATATCAAATGTAACTCTTCCCGGTGGTGGAACAACTGATTATGCAGTAGACATTTACTATTCGGCAGTGAAAAGCGAAAAGTTTGTTTGCCCACTCAAAGAAGGAACATATATGGATATGATGTATATGCCTGATGCGTTGAATGCAGCTGTTTCACTTATGGAAGCCGATCCTGCAAGATTGATTCACCGTAATGCTTTCAATATTGCTTCAATGAGTTTTGCTCCTGAAGAAATCTTTGCGGAAATAAAAAAGAATATACCTTCTTTTGAAATGGATTATGATGTAGATCCATTAAAACAATCGATTGCAGACAGTTGGCCGGATAGCCTGGATGATACTTGTGCCCGTCAGGAGTGGGACTGGAAACCTCAGTACGATTTGCAGAGCATGACCGTAGACATGATTGAAAAACTAAAAGCCAGAAAGGTTTAA
- a CDS encoding DUF4369 domain-containing protein, with translation MIKFYSSLILVLLVLTSCSKSYKITGVSSVSSLDGKMLFLKVAKDGQWITVDSAAVVHGKFEMKGSVDSVQMVSLFMDDENIMPMVLESGKIDVSISDTKLAVKGSPLNDKLYSFIEKKASMDARADDLGHKEAKMILDGMDPAEIKDILTKESDQLMIEMNAYVKSFISENYENVLGPGVFMMMCSNFPYPLMTPAMEDIVKSSPESFKNNPLIKEYVTKAHENMQSIQEHQMLQQKEQQASIMSEPAANANATTN, from the coding sequence ATGATTAAATTCTACTCTTCTTTGATCCTTGTTTTACTGGTACTTACATCTTGCAGTAAAAGTTATAAAATAACAGGTGTATCTTCGGTATCCAGTCTGGATGGGAAAATGTTGTTTCTTAAAGTTGCTAAGGATGGACAATGGATAACAGTAGATTCTGCAGCAGTTGTGCATGGTAAGTTTGAAATGAAAGGTAGCGTGGATTCAGTGCAGATGGTATCTCTTTTCATGGATGATGAAAATATTATGCCAATGGTATTGGAAAGTGGAAAGATTGATGTTTCTATATCTGATACTAAACTGGCAGTTAAGGGCTCTCCTCTGAACGATAAATTATATTCATTTATAGAAAAGAAAGCATCCATGGATGCACGGGCTGATGACCTGGGGCATAAAGAAGCCAAAATGATTCTTGATGGCATGGATCCTGCAGAAATAAAAGACATACTTACCAAGGAAAGCGATCAGCTAATGATTGAGATGAATGCTTATGTGAAGTCATTTATCTCTGAGAATTATGAAAATGTGCTGGGACCGGGAGTATTTATGATGATGTGTAGCAACTTCCCTTATCCGTTGATGACGCCTGCTATGGAAGATATTGTAAAGAGCTCTCCAGAATCATTTAAGAATAATCCTTTAATAAAAGAGTATGTGACTAAAGCACACGAAAATATGCAGTCTATTCAGGAACATCAGATGTTGCAGCAAAAAGAACAGCAGGCTTCAATAATGTCTGAACCTGCTGCTAATGCTAATGCTACTACTAATTAA
- the coaBC gene encoding bifunctional phosphopantothenoylcysteine decarboxylase/phosphopantothenate--cysteine ligase CoaBC, translating into MLKGKKIIVGITGSIAAYKAAYLIRGLIKKGAEVQVVITPAGKEFITPITLSALTSKPVISEFFSGRDGTWNSHVDLGLWADAMLIAPATASTIGKMANGIADNMLITTYLSVKAPVFIAPAMDLDMFAHPSTQKNIETLRSFGNHIIEPGEGELASHLVGKGRMEEPDVIIRVLEEFFAQQQDLSKKKVLITAGPTYEKIDPVRFIGNYSSGKMGFALAEECASRGAEVTLITGPVQIKTVHPNINRIDVESAQEMYEASVANYPLSDAGILCAAVADFTPEIVADKKIKRKGNELTVVLKPTQDIAASLGKIKKTDQLLAGFALETNDEYQNAQSKLERKNFDFIVLNSLNDEGAGFRHDTNKITIIDKHGKTDYPLKNKREVAADIIDRLAQLIK; encoded by the coding sequence ATGTTGAAAGGAAAAAAAATAATAGTTGGAATAACAGGAAGTATTGCTGCCTATAAGGCTGCCTATCTTATCAGAGGACTGATAAAAAAGGGGGCTGAAGTTCAGGTTGTGATTACTCCGGCCGGAAAGGAATTTATTACTCCCATTACTTTATCTGCTTTGACCAGTAAGCCTGTAATCAGTGAATTCTTTTCGGGAAGAGACGGCACGTGGAACAGTCATGTGGATCTGGGGCTTTGGGCGGATGCGATGCTGATTGCACCGGCCACGGCATCCACAATTGGAAAGATGGCTAATGGAATAGCAGATAACATGCTTATCACCACGTATCTTTCTGTAAAAGCTCCTGTTTTTATCGCACCAGCAATGGATCTGGATATGTTCGCTCATCCTTCCACTCAGAAGAATATTGAAACACTTCGTTCTTTCGGAAATCACATTATTGAACCGGGGGAAGGGGAATTGGCGAGCCATCTGGTAGGAAAAGGACGAATGGAAGAGCCGGATGTGATTATCCGTGTACTTGAGGAGTTCTTTGCCCAGCAACAGGATCTTTCAAAAAAAAAAGTACTGATAACTGCGGGACCAACTTATGAAAAGATTGATCCGGTGAGGTTTATCGGTAATTACTCATCAGGAAAGATGGGCTTTGCCCTGGCAGAAGAATGCGCTTCCAGAGGTGCTGAAGTGACTTTAATAACTGGACCGGTACAAATAAAAACGGTTCACCCCAATATAAATCGCATTGATGTAGAATCAGCACAGGAAATGTATGAAGCATCGGTTGCCAATTATCCTTTGTCGGATGCCGGAATCTTGTGTGCAGCAGTAGCGGACTTTACTCCTGAAATAGTTGCCGATAAGAAAATAAAGCGTAAGGGCAATGAGCTTACAGTCGTTTTGAAACCCACTCAGGATATTGCGGCTTCGTTAGGAAAGATAAAGAAGACAGACCAATTGCTTGCAGGTTTTGCTCTTGAAACAAATGATGAGTATCAAAATGCTCAAAGTAAACTGGAACGAAAGAACTTTGATTTCATTGTGCTTAATTCTCTGAATGATGAAGGAGCTGGTTTCCGCCATGATACAAACAAGATTACAATTATTGATAAACACGGAAAAACAGACTATCCGCTGAAGAACAAACGTGAGGTAGCGGCAGATATCATTGACCGGCTGGCTCAGTTGATTAAATAA
- a CDS encoding DUF3127 domain-containing protein, whose translation MEISGKIIAILPLQSGTGRNGSEWKKQDYVIETHDQYPKKMCFNLWGDRIDQFTIQMGEEVTVSFDIDCREWNGKWFNDIRAWKVDRNPGAGENAQPFQQPANVEFTATDAKDDLPF comes from the coding sequence ATGGAAATAAGTGGAAAAATAATTGCAATCCTACCACTGCAAAGCGGAACAGGAAGAAATGGATCTGAATGGAAGAAACAAGATTATGTTATTGAAACACACGATCAATACCCAAAGAAAATGTGTTTTAACCTGTGGGGAGACAGAATTGATCAATTCACAATTCAAATGGGTGAAGAAGTTACCGTATCATTCGACATTGATTGCCGTGAATGGAATGGCAAATGGTTTAATGACATTCGCGCATGGAAAGTAGATCGTAATCCTGGCGCCGGCGAGAATGCTCAACCATTTCAACAGCCAGCCAATGTAGAATTTACTGCGACAGATGCAAAAGATGATCTTCCATTCTAA
- the dnaN gene encoding DNA polymerase III subunit beta, giving the protein MKFIVSSTALSSHLQAISRVINSKNSLPILDCFLFELEDGKLSVTVSDSETTMVTSLEVNESDANGKFAVGAKTILDALKEIPEQPLSFEVNVETYEISVQYQNGKYNVMGQNADEYPQSASLGDNAVRLEINADLLLLGINRALFATADDELRPVMNGVYFDITTEDITFVASDGHKLARSKTMAAKGDERAAFILPKKPASLLKNLLPKEAGSVTIEFDDRNAVFTLENYRMVCRLIEGRFPNYNSVIPQNNPHMVTIDRLQLISALKRVSVFSSQASSLIKLRLQENLIVVSAQDIDFSTSAEESLVCQYQGAPMSIGFKSTFLIDILNNIASSDVIIQLADPSRAGVIVPLEQDENDDLLMLLMPMMLND; this is encoded by the coding sequence ATGAAATTCATCGTTTCGAGTACGGCTCTGTCTAGTCATTTACAAGCAATTAGCCGTGTTATTAACTCTAAAAATTCATTGCCTATTTTAGATTGTTTTCTCTTTGAGTTGGAAGATGGAAAACTTTCGGTAACTGTGTCTGACAGTGAAACGACAATGGTTACTTCCCTTGAGGTCAATGAAAGCGATGCAAACGGTAAGTTCGCTGTTGGTGCAAAAACAATCCTGGATGCATTAAAGGAAATTCCGGAACAACCGCTAAGCTTTGAAGTTAATGTAGAAACTTATGAGATTTCAGTGCAATACCAGAATGGAAAGTATAATGTCATGGGACAAAATGCGGATGAATATCCTCAGTCTGCTTCATTGGGTGACAATGCTGTTCGTTTGGAAATTAATGCCGATCTGTTGCTGCTTGGTATTAACCGTGCACTCTTTGCAACAGCAGATGATGAACTTCGTCCGGTAATGAACGGTGTTTACTTTGATATTACAACAGAAGATATTACGTTTGTTGCCTCTGACGGGCATAAACTCGCTCGTAGCAAAACAATGGCAGCTAAAGGTGATGAAAGAGCTGCATTTATTCTACCCAAAAAGCCTGCAAGTTTATTGAAGAACCTTTTGCCTAAAGAAGCAGGTTCTGTGACTATTGAATTTGACGATAGAAATGCTGTCTTTACTCTTGAAAACTATCGTATGGTATGCCGTCTGATTGAAGGGCGTTTCCCTAACTATAACTCAGTAATTCCTCAGAATAATCCGCATATGGTTACTATTGACCGTTTACAGTTGATTAGTGCTCTTAAGCGTGTGTCTGTGTTTTCTTCACAAGCAAGCAGCTTAATAAAATTACGCTTGCAGGAGAATCTGATTGTAGTCTCTGCCCAGGATATCGATTTTTCGACTTCTGCTGAGGAGTCTTTGGTTTGCCAGTATCAGGGTGCTCCAATGAGCATTGGATTTAAATCGACTTTCCTAATTGATATTTTAAATAATATTGCATCTTCTGATGTAATTATTCAGTTGGCCGATCCTTCACGTGCAGGTGTTATTGTCCCATTGGAACAGGACGAAAATGATGACTTGCTGATGTTGCTTATGCCAATGATGTTAAATGACTAA
- a CDS encoding lysophospholipid acyltransferase family protein, translating to MKVLYYIYQICIALPILLVLTILTALITIVGCTLGSPHFWGYYPGKIWSRLVCFFLLIRVKVIGQENIKGKISYVFVANHQGAFDIFLVYGYLGRNFKWMMKKGIRKILFVGKACEEAGHIFVDRSGPRKVLETIRKTRAILTGGTSVVVFPEGARSFTGHMGYFKKGAFQLADDLQMPVVPLTIDGSFDILSRTDKWIHRHNMTLTIHQPIPPKGKGTDNIKKTLEESYVIIGNSLPHQYRGMVENPDQD from the coding sequence ATGAAGGTATTATATTATATCTACCAAATTTGCATTGCGCTTCCTATACTTTTAGTATTAACAATACTAACCGCATTAATCACAATTGTGGGATGCACCTTGGGAAGTCCGCATTTTTGGGGATATTATCCTGGTAAAATATGGTCAAGACTGGTATGTTTCTTTTTATTGATTCGTGTAAAAGTCATTGGTCAGGAAAATATTAAGGGAAAAATATCTTATGTCTTTGTAGCTAACCACCAGGGGGCATTTGATATTTTCCTTGTATACGGTTATCTGGGTCGAAACTTTAAATGGATGATGAAAAAAGGTATCAGAAAGATTCTTTTCGTTGGTAAAGCCTGCGAAGAAGCCGGGCATATTTTTGTAGACAGAAGCGGCCCCAGAAAAGTGTTAGAAACTATTCGAAAAACCAGAGCCATCCTTACTGGAGGAACTTCCGTGGTAGTCTTTCCGGAAGGAGCACGAAGTTTTACCGGCCACATGGGATATTTTAAGAAAGGCGCTTTCCAGCTGGCAGACGATTTGCAAATGCCTGTAGTTCCTTTAACGATTGACGGTTCTTTTGATATTTTATCCCGAACGGATAAGTGGATTCATCGTCACAATATGACGCTCACAATTCATCAGCCAATTCCTCCAAAAGGAAAAGGAACAGATAACATTAAAAAGACATTAGAAGAATCTTACGTGATAATAGGAAACAGCCTTCCCCACCAATATAGGGGAATGGTAGAGAATCCAGATCAAGACTAA